In the Thermovirga sp. genome, one interval contains:
- the asnS gene encoding asparagine--tRNA ligase — protein MTVPWVYIGDLPRHEGEEVRLKCWMYNKRSSGKIHFLQLRDGTGFIQGVVVKGEVPEDQFLSMRSLWLEASLEVTGKVRKDERAPSGFEMNVTGVTILQNPTEEYPLGKKDHGIDFLLDNRHLWLRSASQLAVMKIRERVIWSAREYLHNHGYLLIDSPILTGAIGEGASSLFEVPYFDLGKAYLAQTGQLYAEAAAAAFGKVYTFGPTFRAEKSKTRRHLTEFWMIEPEVAFYDHVDNMVLQENLVSYIVGKVLEHCPEELALIGRDTAPLERVKPPFHHITYDDAVTMLQKLGCSIKYGTDFGGEDETVLTQQFDKPLFVECYPKKVKAFYMKQHPEREDLVLCNDLLAPEGYGEIIGGSQREDSLDLLLARIREEKLPEDSYGWYLDLRRFGTFIHSGFGMGIERVVAWVCGLSHIRETIPFPRTIYRLNP, from the coding sequence ATGACGGTCCCTTGGGTTTACATTGGCGATCTTCCCAGGCATGAGGGTGAGGAGGTCCGGCTCAAATGCTGGATGTACAACAAGAGAAGTTCCGGTAAAATTCATTTCCTGCAGCTTCGCGACGGCACGGGATTCATCCAAGGGGTGGTCGTAAAGGGCGAAGTGCCCGAAGACCAGTTCCTGTCGATGCGCAGCCTATGGCTCGAGGCTTCCCTCGAGGTGACGGGCAAGGTCCGGAAGGACGAAAGGGCGCCTTCCGGATTCGAAATGAATGTTACCGGGGTCACGATACTGCAAAATCCAACGGAAGAATACCCCCTTGGGAAGAAGGACCACGGGATCGACTTCCTTCTCGATAACCGGCACCTTTGGCTTCGGAGCGCCAGCCAGCTTGCCGTGATGAAGATCCGGGAAAGGGTGATCTGGTCGGCGAGGGAGTACCTTCATAACCACGGTTACCTTCTCATAGACAGCCCGATCCTCACCGGCGCCATAGGCGAGGGTGCCTCAAGCCTCTTCGAGGTCCCCTACTTTGATCTGGGCAAAGCCTACCTCGCCCAGACAGGGCAGCTTTACGCCGAGGCGGCCGCGGCCGCCTTCGGCAAGGTGTACACCTTCGGCCCCACTTTCCGAGCCGAGAAATCCAAGACCAGGAGGCATCTCACTGAATTCTGGATGATAGAGCCTGAGGTGGCCTTTTACGACCACGTGGACAACATGGTCCTCCAGGAGAATCTCGTCTCTTATATCGTAGGGAAGGTCCTGGAACACTGCCCGGAGGAACTGGCTCTTATCGGAAGAGATACGGCCCCCCTGGAACGGGTGAAACCGCCCTTCCACCATATCACTTACGACGACGCGGTCACAATGCTCCAGAAGCTCGGCTGCTCAATAAAGTACGGCACGGACTTTGGGGGTGAGGATGAGACCGTACTCACCCAACAGTTCGACAAGCCCCTTTTCGTGGAGTGCTACCCCAAAAAGGTCAAGGCCTTCTACATGAAACAGCATCCCGAAAGGGAGGACCTGGTCCTCTGCAACGACCTCCTCGCGCCGGAGGGTTACGGGGAGATCATTGGCGGTTCTCAGAGGGAGGACTCGCTGGATCTTCTCCTGGCACGCATAAGGGAAGAGAAACTTCCGGAGGACTCCTACGGCTGGTACCTGGACCTGAGGAGGTTCGGAACTTTCATCCACAGCGGTTTCGGCATGGGAATCGAGAGGGTTGTGGCATGGGTCTGCGGCCTTTCCCATAT